From Brassica oleracea var. oleracea cultivar TO1000 chromosome C3, BOL, whole genome shotgun sequence, a single genomic window includes:
- the LOC106334579 gene encoding uncharacterized protein LOC106334579 — protein MSLTLLQGYSSAEEEDAEERDYENSDEEDENHGVERYGSSSSVFDFSASHSAKDSGLPSANDVFSQISGPPEFLNNRTEADEEATARDAEHAKRLTRKKKKAKPKGVVMEAKPQLVGIHERVRNDIDAPSSSENGEKRISTAANPNAEEAADLLRMCLQCGVPKTYTSARGMVCPLCGDRPLPDVDAKKKGSTIKDKEKSKRMRGQSSHASWKSETEMQLRQNFD, from the exons ATGAGCTTGACGCTGCTCCAAGGTTATTCTTCTGCAGAAGAAGAAGATGCAGAGGAGAGGGATTACGAGAACTCCGACGAAGAAGACGAGAATCATGGCGTTGAGAGATACGGATCTTCTTCTTCAGTGTTCGATTTCTCTGCATCCCACTCCGCCAAAGACTCTGGCCTTCCTTCAGCTAACGACGTTTTCTCTCAG ATATCAGGGCCACCGGAGTTTCTAAACAACCGCACTGAAGCGGATGAAGAAGCTACAGCTAGAGATGCTGAGCATGCTAAGCGTCTTACCCGCAAAAAGAAGAAAGCTAAACCTAAAG GTGTTGTCATGGAAGCAAAACCTCAACTTGTTGGGATCCATGAGAGAGTCAGAAACGATATTGATGCACCATCATCTTCAGAGAATGGTGAAAAGCGGATATCTACTGCAGCCAATCCAAATGCAGAAGAAGCTGCAGATCTCTTAAG GATGTGTCTGCAATGTGGAGTACCAAAAACATATACAAGCGCGAGAGGAATGGTATGCCCACTTTGTGGTGACCGGCCATTACCGGACGTAGATGCAAAGAAGAAAGGCTCTACGATCAAAGATAAAGAGAAGAGCAAAAGAATGAGAGGGCAATCCTCTCACGCTTCTTGGAAAAGTGAAACTGAGATGCAACTCAGACAAAATTTCGATTAA
- the LOC106329427 gene encoding release factor glutamine methyltransferase: protein MIRSFRLTSLLSAAKPLRSFACSSSPARVAPPCASFAEEKSSPPPNSLSITPPKTPLFLTKPSHAAPLSEVWKWHDWAKDLASSVDNSSTKAEDSLDSILLLRELKWLIEDSIEADHPVITGTEVTYDGEKSVKLRASLEELYDLWRQRIEKRRPFQYVVGCEHWRDLVLCVEEGVLIPRPETELIVDMVEKVVTRDEWFKRGTWADLGTGSGAIAIGVARVLGGCGRVVATDLSPVAIAVAGNNVKRYGLEGVIEVREGSWFEPLKELEGKLVGLVSNPPYIPSDDIPGLQAEVGRHEPKLALDGGVDGTDSLLHLCDGASRMLTSGGFFAFETNGEKQSKMIVDYMTVDLKNSFSDVKIVSDFAGICRFVTGFRL from the exons ATGATAAGAAGCTTTCGGTTAACCTCTTTGCTCTCGGCCGCTAAACCTCTCCGCTCTTTTGCTTGTTCATCTTCTCCGGCGAGAGTAGCACCGCCATGCGCGTCGTTTGCAGAGGAAAAATCAAGTCCACCACCAAATTCTCTTAGTATAACTCCTCCCAAGACTCCGCTATTCCTTACAAAGCCGTCGCACGCAGCTCCTTTGTCGGAGGTTTGGAAATGGCACGACTGGGCGAAAGATCTCGCCTCCTCCGTAGATAATTCTTCAACCAAGGCTGAAGACAGCCTCGACTCTATCCTCCTCCTCCGCGAGCTGAAATGGCTAATCGAAGACTCGATCGAAGCCGATCATCCGGTGATTACCGGAACGGAAGTAACGTACGACGGAGAGAAGAGTGTGAAGCTGAGAGCGTCGTTGGAGGAGCTATACGATCTATGGCGTCAGAGGATAGAGAAGCGGCGGCCGTTTCAGTACGTGGTGGGATGCGAGCACTGGAGAGATCTGGTGCTGTGCGTCGAGGAAGGTGTTCTTATTCCGAGACCAGAGACGGAGCTCATCGTCGATATGGTGGAGAAAGTGGTAACGAGAGACGAATGGTTTAAGAGAGGGACTTGGGCCGATCTCGGAACAGGAAGCGGCGCGATTGCGATCGGCGTTGCTAGAGTCTTGGGTGGTTGTGGGAGAGTTGTAGCCACAGATCTCAGTCCCGTGGCGATCGCCGTTGCGGGAAACAATGTTAAAAGATACGGCCTTGAG GGAGTGATTGAAGTAAGAGAAGGTTCTTGGTTTGAGCCATTGAAAGAACTTGAAGGAAAGCTTGTGGGGCTTGTGAGTAATCCACCGTACATACCAAGTGATGACATTCCAGGTTTACAAGCTGAGGTTGGTAGACACGAACCGAAACTTGCGTTGGACGGTGGTGTCGATGGGACTGATAGTCTTCTCCATCTTTGTGATGGGGCTTCTCGGATGCTTACGAGCGGCGGCTTCTTCGCTTTCGAG ACCAATGGAGAGAAGCAAAGCAAGATGATCGTTGATTACATGACCGTTGATCTCAAGAACAGTTTCTCTGATGTGAAGATAGTTTCTGATTTTGCTGGAATCTGTCGGTTCGTGACTGGCTTTCGTCTCTGA